Part of the Candidatus Thiothrix putei genome, CAGTAACGGCGCACACCGCCACTATGTCGCCAAGGAAATGATGCTGGGGTTACGTGACGAACACCGTTATTTTCAGTGTGCGGATTGCGATTGCCTGCAAATCGAACAGATTCCTGCCAATATCACGGATTATTATCCCGACAACTATTATTCCTACAGCGATGCAACCAAAGCAGGTAATACGCTTAAACAAACCTTAACCAAGCTGCGGGATCGTTACGAAGTCACCGGTAAGTGTTTGCTTGGGCGTGTGATGCATTTGTGGATACCCCATGCGAAACTGGCGACTTTACGCCCGTTAAAGCTAACGCCAAGAGCCAAAATATTGGATGTAGGATGCGGTGCAGGCCATTTACTACTCTCACTAAATGAACTTGGCTTTAAAAACTTATTGGGAATTGACCCGTTTAATCATGCTGACATTCTTTATCCTAACGGTTTACGGATCGAAAAGCGGGATATTTTCAGCGAAACGGGACAATGGGACGTGGTAATGTTTCACCACTCTTTTGAACACTTACCGAATCAGCGTCTCCATTTAGGACAGGTATACAACATTCTAAAACCGGGCGGTATGGCTTTGGTACGTATACCAACCGTATCCTCCTATGTGTGGCAGGAATACGGCATAAATTGGGTACAATTGGATGCACCGCGCCATTTTTATCTGCATTCGGTCAAGAGTATGCAAGCATTAGCCGAACAAGCCGGTTTTTTGTGTGAGCAGGTGATATACGACTCCAACGCACTGCAATTTTGGGGCAGTAAGCAATATGAGCGGGATATTCCGTTGCGTGATCCTCGTTCGTGGTCAGAATCACCGGAAAAGTCATTGTTTACGCGCAAACAAATCACTGAATTTGAACAACGAGCACGCGAGTTAAATGCGCTGAACCAAGGGGATCAGGCAGCATTTTACTTGAGAAAACCGGCATGAATGGCAAGCCTAAGCTCCTCGCCATATCCTCCCCCGGCGGGCATTGGATTCAACTCACCCGACTATGTTCTGGGTTAGAAGGCCATTATCAGGTGGTATATGCCATGCCAGCAGCTTTGTTCACATCGGCTACGCTCAGTGAACGGAAAATGTATGCAGTAACGGATGTGAGTGCGGATGATAAATGGCGATTGGTTCCGTGTACCTTACAAATATTGTATATCCTTTTGAAAGAGCGCCCGAAAGCAATTTTATCCACGGGTGCAGCACCCGGTGCAGTAGCAATTTGGCTGGGCAGTTTTCTTGGTATCCGCACCATTTGGGTGGATAGCATTGCCAATGTGAAACACATTTCCCGTGCCGGTAAACTGGCAAAAAAGCGAGCGGATGTCTTCCTGACACAATGGGAACATTTAAGCAACAGCCAAGATATTCTGTTCAAAGGAGCAGTGCTGTGATCTTCGTCGCGGTGGGGACACAGTTTCCGTTTGACCGTCTGATCCGTGCCGTAGACGAGTGGGCAGCACAACATAATGTTACGGGGATGGCGCAGATTGCTGGTGGTGAGTATTTGCCGCAACACTTGCAATGGGAACGTTTTATGACCACCGCCGTGTTCAATCAGCACTTGCAAGCGGCTGATTTGATTATTTCGCACGCTGGCATGGGCAATATCATCACCGCCCTCGAAAACCACAAACCCATTATCGTCATGAACCGCCAACACGCATTGGGCGAACACCGCAATGACCACCAACTGGATGGGTTGGAATGGATGGGTAAATTGCCGGGCGTGTATACCGCCTCCACGCAAGACGAGTTGTATGCATTGCTGGAACGGCGGCAGGAATTGTATGCCACCCCACTGGCAACGGATGCTCGACGGCAAACTCTGGTCGATTTTATTGATCAAGCCATCCGCGCATGAGCAAAATAAACTCACTATTACACACCAGTCTGATTACTACCTCCAGCCGCTTTTTGGGTGTAGGGCTTAACTATGCCGTCATCCTGATCCTGACAAATACCTTGAGTACCGACGAATCAGGCATGGTTTTATTGTTGATGGTGTTGATTCCTGCCGCCGCTTTATTCAGCCGTTTAGGCGTCGAACAATGGCTTGTACGCGATGTGGCACGTCTGCCGGAAACGGATACACGCTTGCAAGCAGCTTACTTACGTGATGCGTACAAACTGGTGTTATGCAGCAGTGGCGCGTTCATTGTTCTGTGGTTCTTGTGTGTTCCTGTCATACAACATAGACTATTTGATGATGCCATACACGCCTTACCATTATGGTTAGCCGCCGTAGGTATCTTATTGTTTAATGTGGTGATGATTAATGCCGCTTTTCTGAAGGCGGTACATTACACCTCAGCGTCGATGCTGGTGCAAAATAGTTTGCCAGCCGTGACGTTCTTGATATTAATCGGGCTGTTCTGGCAATTACTAACAGTGAACCAAACCCATTTGTTATTGTATAGTGGGTCACTCTTGTTGGCTGGGCTACTATCGTTTTGGTGGTTGCGCCCTTGGTGGCAAGACTTATTGGTTCGGCATAATTCACGTTGGTCAATGCGTGAGGTATGGCAGCAGTCTCTCCCCCTTGCGCCTGTTTCCATCTTGGCTTTTTTAATGTTATGGACAGATACATTACTGACAGGGTGGATGTTGAATAACCATGATGTTGCATTATACAGCGTTGCCGCTCGCCTATCGTTTGTCAGTTTATTTTTTCTGGGTGCAATGGATGCCACCATTTACCCACGCTTACTGCGTATCCACCAGCAACAACCTGAACAGGCTAAACGCTTTTTCTGGCAAGCTACCGCATTAGTGGCAGGAATTTTAGGTGGCGTGACATTAGTATTATTGCTGTTAAGCGATGTGTTGCTGGCACTGTTTAAACCCGACTACCTGCAAGCTAGTAATGTGTTAAGTATTCTGTTGCTGGCACAACTGGTCAGGGCATTGAGTTTGACATTCTCATTCATGTTCATCATTAAAGAGCAAGTCTGGTATCTGAACACCTTACTAGGTACTGCTTTAATGGTAGATATTGTGAGTAATTTGCTGTTGATTCCTCTATACGGAATCGCAGGGGCGGCAGCGGCAACCCTATTGGCAAATAGCGTGCTAACCGGCGGCGTAATCTTGCTGTTCTTCAAAAACCGCCTGCTAAGCGAACATGGGCAACTATACTAGGAAGCACCATGCTAAGAGTTATTGCTATCTCATTCATTATATCAACATTTATCCCTTCTGAATTTTTTTTCATGGTGGGATCAGTACGAATTGAAGCTTACCGTCTCATATTAGGTTTAGCATTGCTGTATGCGGCATTTAACTTTAGGCTGGCGCTTCAACAAGCTGATTTAGTAGATATTTTACTAATAGCATTAACGGGGTTCGTATTCGCTAGCTTTTTGCATAATCATGGCCTTCAAAAAGCGGTGGAATCCACTGGAATTTTCGCTATCGAAACCTTGGGAGCTTTTTATCTCGCCCGCCTGTTTATTACCACACCACAACGCTTTTATCGGCTAAACCAAATATTTATTACGCTCTTAGCTTTACTCACCACCTTGACATTTTACGAAGCCTTTACCCAACACCGCGTGTTACATGAAGTGGCGGAGAATATTACCGGTAATCAGGCTCTCGACCCGCGCTTGTATACGCATTATTACATCCGCAATGGCATTATGCGGGCGACCAGCTTGTTTGAGCATCCGATTTTATACGGAACCTTGATGGCCTTGTTCTTCCCGTTCGCCATCCTACTGGTATTACGTTACCGTAGTACCGGACATGTATTAACATTGGGTGGATTAGTCACCTCGATGATTTTAACGTTATCGTCTGCGCCACTATTAGCCATTATTTTTCAGGGATTTACTGCCATATTGGTTAGATTCTGGCAAAACGCCCGTGAGTTTTGGCTGTCGATGTTTTTTGGCGGGCTTGCCACCGCTTTATTGATTGAAGCATTTTCTAACAGGGTTTTTTTCGGGATCCTCATTTCTTACCTGACCTTTAACCCCAATACAGGCTACTTCCGTATTTTGCAGTGGGAATACACCACCGATGACATCCGTGACAACCTGATTCTGGGTATCGCGCATCACGATTGGACACGCCCGTATTGGATGGAATGGATGGGGAATAGCATTGACAGTTTCTGGCTATTATTGATTCTCCAGCACGGTTTGTTCGCATTAATCCTATTGCTGTTGGCGTGCTTGTATGCTGTTTTCCATACCCTCAACCTTGCGCATCACCATTGTGAGCAACACCGCTGGATGGTATCTGCCTGGATTATGTCGTTCATGTCACTGATTCTAATCGGCTTTACGGTGGATTATTTCGGTAAGTTACAACCCCTCTTTTTCTTTATGCTGGGGGCAATTGGTTGGGCACACTATTATCCTTTATGGAACCGTCAGGCGGAAGAATTGGCATCATCAGACAATTCCCACAATACTAACCTCAACGATAACCGTGAAAATTAAAGACAAGACATGAGACTGCGTTTTATTAATCAAAGAGTATTTATGTGGCTGGTATGGTTTCGTGACAGTCTACTCTGGCTGCGCACCTGGTATTTCCGCACCATTTATGGCATGAATATCGCACCCGATGTACGGATTTCTTTTAAGGCAAGGCTGGACAAAACGAACCCTCGCTGTGTTGAAATTGGGGAAAAAACTTATATTGCATTCGATGCCATTATCCTTGCGCATGATTATGCTACCCGACGACATGGTGGGCAATTCGAGCAAAAGACTCGCATTGGGACTAACTGTTTTATCGGCTGTGCGGCGATTATTTTGCCGGGAGTCAGCATCGGCGATCAGGTCATTGTTGGAGCAGGTAGTGTCGTTACCAAAGATGTGCCTGCGCATTCAATTGTAGCGGGTAATCCAGCCAAAGTAGTGCGTTCCGGCATCCAGACGATTGCTTATGGGAGATTGGTATGATCACTGCCACACCAGACGTTAGCATCATTCTGGTTTCTTATAATACATCTAGTTACATCCGCCGTGCACTGGAGTCGCTATTTCGCGAAACCCAATTGACCTCTTTTGAGGTCATCGTGGTGGATAATGCCTCTGGTGACGGTTCTGTCGCGATGATTCGTCAGTTTTTTCCGCAAGTGATGCTGATTGAATCTGGGGAAAATCTGGGCTTTGCAGGAGGAGTGCAACTGGGCGCACAACAGGCAAAAGGTAGCTATCTGCTGTTGTTAAACCCAGATACGGTAATTGTTAATGCAGCCGTAGATCGTTTATTGCACTTCGCCAGACTTTACCCGGATAGCGGTATTTGGAGCGGCGTTACCCTCAATAACGATATGAGCCTGAATACTCAACATGCCTGGAGCAGGCCTAACTTACGTGATTTATTTTATAGTGCTATAGGATTAAGTAAGTTATTCAATAAAACCTGCGTATTCAATAACGCCAACTACGGTTGCTGGGCACGCGATACCATCAAAGATGTGGATATTGTGTCCGGTTGCTTCTTTCTAACCACCCGTGAATTGTGGGATAAACTCGGTGGGCTGGATGCCAGCTTTTTCATGTACGCCGAAGAAGCCGACTATTGCCTACGTGCCAAAACCCTAGGTTATCAACCAATAGTCACACCTGATGCCCGCATTATCCATCACGGCGGTGTCAGCCACAGT contains:
- a CDS encoding class I SAM-dependent methyltransferase — its product is MQCRICGSNGAHRHYVAKEMMLGLRDEHRYFQCADCDCLQIEQIPANITDYYPDNYYSYSDATKAGNTLKQTLTKLRDRYEVTGKCLLGRVMHLWIPHAKLATLRPLKLTPRAKILDVGCGAGHLLLSLNELGFKNLLGIDPFNHADILYPNGLRIEKRDIFSETGQWDVVMFHHSFEHLPNQRLHLGQVYNILKPGGMALVRIPTVSSYVWQEYGINWVQLDAPRHFYLHSVKSMQALAEQAGFLCEQVIYDSNALQFWGSKQYERDIPLRDPRSWSESPEKSLFTRKQITEFEQRARELNALNQGDQAAFYLRKPA
- a CDS encoding oligosaccharide biosynthesis protein Alg14 → MNGKPKLLAISSPGGHWIQLTRLCSGLEGHYQVVYAMPAALFTSATLSERKMYAVTDVSADDKWRLVPCTLQILYILLKERPKAILSTGAAPGAVAIWLGSFLGIRTIWVDSIANVKHISRAGKLAKKRADVFLTQWEHLSNSQDILFKGAVL
- a CDS encoding glycosyltransferase; the protein is MIFVAVGTQFPFDRLIRAVDEWAAQHNVTGMAQIAGGEYLPQHLQWERFMTTAVFNQHLQAADLIISHAGMGNIITALENHKPIIVMNRQHALGEHRNDHQLDGLEWMGKLPGVYTASTQDELYALLERRQELYATPLATDARRQTLVDFIDQAIRA
- a CDS encoding oligosaccharide flippase family protein, with translation MSKINSLLHTSLITTSSRFLGVGLNYAVILILTNTLSTDESGMVLLLMVLIPAAALFSRLGVEQWLVRDVARLPETDTRLQAAYLRDAYKLVLCSSGAFIVLWFLCVPVIQHRLFDDAIHALPLWLAAVGILLFNVVMINAAFLKAVHYTSASMLVQNSLPAVTFLILIGLFWQLLTVNQTHLLLYSGSLLLAGLLSFWWLRPWWQDLLVRHNSRWSMREVWQQSLPLAPVSILAFLMLWTDTLLTGWMLNNHDVALYSVAARLSFVSLFFLGAMDATIYPRLLRIHQQQPEQAKRFFWQATALVAGILGGVTLVLLLLSDVLLALFKPDYLQASNVLSILLLAQLVRALSLTFSFMFIIKEQVWYLNTLLGTALMVDIVSNLLLIPLYGIAGAAAATLLANSVLTGGVILLFFKNRLLSEHGQLY
- a CDS encoding DapH/DapD/GlmU-related protein, whose protein sequence is MRLRFINQRVFMWLVWFRDSLLWLRTWYFRTIYGMNIAPDVRISFKARLDKTNPRCVEIGEKTYIAFDAIILAHDYATRRHGGQFEQKTRIGTNCFIGCAAIILPGVSIGDQVIVGAGSVVTKDVPAHSIVAGNPAKVVRSGIQTIAYGRLV
- a CDS encoding glycosyltransferase family 2 protein gives rise to the protein MITATPDVSIILVSYNTSSYIRRALESLFRETQLTSFEVIVVDNASGDGSVAMIRQFFPQVMLIESGENLGFAGGVQLGAQQAKGSYLLLLNPDTVIVNAAVDRLLHFARLYPDSGIWSGVTLNNDMSLNTQHAWSRPNLRDLFYSAIGLSKLFNKTCVFNNANYGCWARDTIKDVDIVSGCFFLTTRELWDKLGGLDASFFMYAEEADYCLRAKTLGYQPIVTPDARIIHHGGVSHSHFSGKQIKLLKGKVELFNRHVAAWQRPAYTALLYFYVLNKYILHTVFKPHSEQRREWRTIFAQRADWLRGYR